A genomic region of Sylvia atricapilla isolate bSylAtr1 chromosome 19, bSylAtr1.pri, whole genome shotgun sequence contains the following coding sequences:
- the LOC136369775 gene encoding LOW QUALITY PROTEIN: globoside alpha-1,3-N-acetylgalactosaminyltransferase 1-like (The sequence of the model RefSeq protein was modified relative to this genomic sequence to represent the inferred CDS: deleted 1 base in 1 codon; substituted 1 base at 1 genomic stop codon), giving the protein MQMHFVFVTGTKVHTVGTLASCEQKKRLIXAFKSESCWNSEVALPSPLGDMISRKLLVASLLCLGAVAAVVWAIAGRGKVHYLPYYLPCPEIFSMKLQYTEEKLIQLFPQLFYQQPRVLAPKRQDVLTVTPWLAPIVWEGTFNPEILDSVYRPLNLTIGVTAFAVGKYTRFVRRFLESAEQHFLRGFQVNYYIFTDSPQSMPQAQLRPGRRLAVVPIHKHSSWQEISMRRMEAINQHVARVGHREVQYLFCLDIDMVFHNPWGPETLGDMVAAIHPGYFNVPREQFPYERRSSSAAFIPEGEGDFYYGGAVFGGLVKKVYEFTRSCHMTILADKANGIMAAWQEESHLNRHFLSHKPSKVLSPEYIWDDRKPKPPEIRLIRFSTVNKDYEEVRN; this is encoded by the exons atgcaaatgcattttgtgTTTGTCACAGGGACCAAAGTTCACACTGTGGGCACCTTGGCTTCC TGTGAGCAGAAAAAGAGATTGATTTGAGCTTTTAAG agtgagagctgctggaattcAGAGGTGgcccttccttctcctcttggAGATATGATTTCCAGGAAACTGCTGGTGGCATCTCTTCTCTGCCTGGGTGCAGTTGCTGCAGTTGTCTG GGCCATagctgggaggggaaaagtGCACTACCTGCCCTACTACCTTCCTTGCCCTGAAATCTT CTCCATGAAACTCCAGTATACAGAAGAGAAGTTAATCCAGCTTTTCCCCCA ATTATTTTATCAGCAGCCAAGAGTGCTGGCGCCAAA GCGCCAGGATGTGCTGACAGTCACACCATGGCTGGCCCCCATCGtttgggaagggaccttcaatCCTGAGATCCTGGACAGTGTCTACAGACCCCTGAACCTCACCATAGGGGTGACAGCCTTTGCTGTTGGAAA gtACACCAGGTTTGTGCGTCGCTTCCTGGAGTCGGCAGAGCAGCACTTCCTGCGGGGCTTCCAGGTGAACTATTACATCTTCACAGACAGCCCCCAGAGCATGCCCCAAGCCCAGCTGCGGCCAGGGCGCCGGCTGGCCGTGGTCCCCATCCACAAACACTCCAGCTGGCAGGAGATCTCCATGCGCAGGATGGAGGCCATCAACCAGCACGTGGCCCGGGTGGGCCATCGGGAGGTGCAGTACCTCTTCTGCCTGGACATTGACATGGTGTTCCACAACCCCTGGGGTCCCGAGACCCTGGGGGACATGGTGGCAGCCATCCACCCTGGCTACTTCAACGTGCCACGGGAGCAGTTCCCTTATGAGAGGAGGAGCTCCTCAGCAGCCTTCATCCCTGAGGGAGAAGGGGATTTCTACTACGGAGGGGCTGTGTTTGGAGGCTTGGTCAAGAAGGTCTATGAGTTCACCAGGAGCTGCCACATGACCATCCTAGCAGACAAAGCCAACGGGATCAtggcagcctggcaggaggagAGTCACCTCAACAGGCACTTCCTGTCCCACAAACCCTCCAAGGTGCTTTCTCCAGAGTACATATGGGACGACAGGAAGCCAAAGCCCCCCGAAATCCGCCTCATACGCTTTTCCACTGTGAATAAGGACTACGAAGAGGTCCGAAATTGA